A window of Methanobacterium aggregans genomic DNA:
AACATTCTTCCTGGTTTTCATGGGTACTGGGGCTGCGGCCATAACCCTAATGATAAGCCATGGTGTTACAACTCCTAATGCATTCAACATTGGAATAGGTGCCCTTGGAGGATTGGGGGATTGGCTTGCAATTGGTCTTGCATTTGGATTTGCAATAACAGCATCCATATATGCCCTGGGCAACGTATCAGGTGCTCATATAAACCCAGCAGTTACACTGGGTTTGTGGTCTGTTAAGAAGTTCCCAGGAAGGGATGTTGTTCCTTACATAGGTTCACAGCTTGCAGGAGCATCAGTTGCAAGCCTGCTCCTTGCAGGAATACTGGGGATGGGTGCTGTAACCATTGGCGGTCTTGGTGCAACTGTACCATTCCAGGGTGTTGGATACATCCAGGCAATAGTGGCAGAGGCAGTTGGAACTTTCCTTTTAATGATTGCAATAATGGGTGTTGCAGTTGATAAAAGGGCAACACCCGGATTTGCAGGACTTATCATAGGACTCACAGTTGCAGGTGTAAT
This region includes:
- a CDS encoding MIP/aquaporin family protein; this translates as MANLTKRCLAEFIGTFFLVFMGTGAAAITLMISHGVTTPNAFNIGIGALGGLGDWLAIGLAFGFAITASIYALGNVSGAHINPAVTLGLWSVKKFPGRDVVPYIGSQLAGASVASLLLAGILGMGAVTIGGLGATVPFQGVGYIQAIVAEAVGTFLLMIAIMGVAVDKRATPGFAGLIIGLTVAGVITTLGNITGSSLNPARTFGPFLGDILLGGTNFWNYFPIYVIGPVLGAVLAAFAYQYMTSD